A genome region from Verrucomicrobiota bacterium includes the following:
- a CDS encoding CocE/NonD family hydrolase yields the protein MHTPCFAYIRLMISSVLLLAALLLPARAQEPDFLAERDVMIPMRDGTKLAANIFRPKGDARHPAILLRTPYGKPDEKWGDAKRYTAAGYAMVAQDCRGRGKSEGAWDPFRYDVEDGFDTQEWLGKQPWCNGDIGTSGGSYVGWTQWASAANASPHLKCMVPVVPFADVFDDIAYAGGAFQLALLMGWGTAVGGVALAPDKLQAAYRHLPLRNFADQFEKRIPYLNEWVAHNTYDEFWKKRGIDRRYRDVTVPALNIGGWYDIFSKTTIDLVDRVREQSRDRSARRNQFVVMGPWAHGVGVQKVGELDFGTDAKLNVGDLQFQWFEYWLKGRETGVQDWPSLYLFVMGENRWRAEHEWPLKRTKFTPVYLRSGGKANSLRGEGQLAMEKPGDEPSDTFTYDPNNPVLTHGGNNLVGATAGPFDQTKIEERDDVLVYTSAPLDQPLEVTGLVKVLLHAASSARDTDFTAKLVDVHPDGKAYNLCDGIIRARYRNGMAKAQLLEPGKVERYEIDLWVTSNLFKPGHRLRVEISSSNFPRFDRNPNSGLPFGTDTELKIATQTVFHDAARPSHILLPVIPR from the coding sequence ATGCACACTCCCTGCTTCGCTTACATTCGCCTCATGATTTCCAGCGTCCTGCTTCTCGCGGCGCTACTTTTGCCGGCCCGCGCGCAAGAACCGGATTTTCTGGCCGAGCGCGACGTGATGATTCCGATGCGTGACGGCACCAAGCTCGCCGCGAATATTTTCCGGCCCAAGGGAGACGCGCGTCATCCAGCCATCCTGCTGCGCACGCCCTACGGCAAGCCGGACGAGAAGTGGGGCGACGCCAAACGCTACACCGCCGCCGGGTATGCGATGGTGGCGCAAGATTGCCGGGGCCGGGGAAAATCCGAAGGCGCCTGGGATCCGTTCCGCTACGATGTCGAGGACGGCTTCGACACGCAGGAGTGGCTGGGCAAGCAACCCTGGTGCAACGGCGACATCGGCACTTCCGGCGGCTCGTACGTCGGCTGGACGCAATGGGCCTCGGCGGCGAACGCCAGCCCGCACCTCAAGTGCATGGTGCCGGTGGTGCCGTTCGCGGATGTGTTCGACGACATCGCCTACGCGGGTGGCGCCTTTCAACTCGCGCTGCTGATGGGTTGGGGCACGGCCGTAGGAGGGGTGGCGCTCGCGCCGGACAAATTGCAGGCCGCGTATCGGCACCTGCCTCTGCGCAACTTCGCCGACCAGTTCGAGAAAAGGATTCCTTACCTGAACGAATGGGTGGCGCACAACACCTACGACGAGTTCTGGAAGAAGCGCGGCATCGACCGACGCTACCGGGACGTGACCGTGCCTGCGCTCAACATTGGCGGCTGGTACGACATCTTTTCCAAAACCACGATCGATCTTGTGGATCGCGTGCGGGAACAATCGCGCGACCGCTCCGCGCGGCGAAATCAATTCGTGGTCATGGGGCCGTGGGCGCATGGCGTCGGCGTCCAGAAAGTTGGCGAGCTCGACTTTGGAACGGACGCGAAACTGAATGTCGGCGACCTGCAATTTCAGTGGTTCGAATACTGGCTGAAGGGACGCGAGACCGGCGTGCAGGATTGGCCGTCGCTTTACCTGTTTGTCATGGGTGAAAACCGCTGGCGCGCGGAACACGAGTGGCCGCTGAAGCGGACGAAGTTCACTCCGGTGTATCTGCGCAGCGGCGGCAAGGCGAACTCGCTGCGTGGTGAAGGCCAGTTGGCGATGGAAAAGCCGGGAGACGAACCGAGCGACACATTCACGTATGATCCCAACAATCCAGTGCTAACTCATGGCGGCAACAATCTGGTCGGCGCCACCGCCGGACCGTTTGATCAAACGAAGATCGAGGAACGCGACGACGTGCTCGTCTATACCAGCGCGCCGCTGGATCAACCGCTCGAAGTCACCGGCCTGGTGAAAGTGCTCCTCCACGCCGCGTCGTCCGCGCGAGACACGGATTTCACCGCCAAGCTCGTGGATGTTCATCCCGACGGCAAAGCTTACAACCTTTGCGACGGCATCATCCGGGCGCGGTACCGGAACGGCATGGCGAAAGCGCAGCTTCTGGAACCGGGAAAGGTGGAGCGGTATGAGATCGATCTCTGGGTGACGAGCAATCTGTTCAAGCCCGGCCATCGCCTCCGCGTGGAGATTTCGAGCAGCAACTTCCCGCGCTTCGACCGCAATCCAAACAGCGGCTTGCCATTCGGGACGGACACGGAATTGAAGATTGCGACGCAAACCGTTTTCCACGACGCAGCCCGTCCCTCGCACATCCTCCTGCCGGTGATACCGCGGTGA